The sequence CCTGCTGCTATGCTCATGCATGTAGTTTTCCAGGACAAACTTTAAAATTGTGAAGCAAGAAgatctcacaaacacacactctcccgCAACACATCGATCCTGCAGCTGCTGGGAAAAGTGCCAAAGCTTCCAAAAGGTGACCGATGCTTTAGCTTGTCCTAAGTCAAAACTGCTTCAGCTTAGAATATGACCAAAACACTGCAGAGTCCATCCATGCGTAACCGAAAAACAGTGAAGTTGTGCAACTTTGTGCAATAACCATAAGCATGTGACTTTGATTAGTGACTGTTGTGCTGACTGAATTGGGTTTGATAGGGGTCAGTCAGTAAGAAGTTAAAGTGGATAAGGACCATTACATCATAAAAGGTAACTTATCTATAGGgacaaatattaatttattctgtaaatgattgtaaaaaaaaatctgaaatgattAAACAGATTTTGTGTAGTTATAATTGATAATGCCACACCTTGAACATGTTGCAAGCAATAGGATTTAGTATGTGGCATAATGTGCCATGTGAGTGCCAAGGTAGTGTTTGAAAGTTGACCCATGCAAATGAGGTCTAAATACTATTTAAGCCCCTTATTTATCCTTCTATAATTTCCTGCTCCAACATTTCTTATGCAGCAgcaatttctcttttttctgtaaGCTGATACAGCTCCAGACTTGGGTCTGATGTTTACAGTATTTTGATTTTGTGGTCTTGTTCTCTTTACAGGTGGTAATAGCTGGGAATGTGGCTGTAGCAGCACAGAACCTCCATGTGCCAACAGTGAGTCAACTGCTGGACAGTAGACGTACAACAGTCTCCAACTGTTAACTGTTTACAGTATTTGTAACAGTATAAAACAGCTTCAAACTATAGATAAAAGCCACTGGATTCAGAACTGCAAGCACAAAGTACCATGACAATTAGGACAACACTGTCTTAGTGGACTCTTCCtgccaaaaaaaagaactgcTCTCAGTGTCTGCCACTTCCTCTACGACATGACTCATTCTGTAAGGCTGAATGGAGCTAGTTGTTACACAAGTCCACTAACCGTCTCATTGGGCTGATCAATATGTACTAGACTATACTACGTTGCTCCTTTTGCTGACCAGACTGACAGTTAATTTTTGGGCTCTTTCGAGATGAACTGTTCTTTATACAAAAAACGGACAAGGGCAGGTGGCAGCAAGGGGGGATGTTAAGAGTCAGAATAATTGACAGTTTCCCACAGCCTTCAGTCTGTACAGGAGGTTACATAAACACACTGATTTATTGAAATGCTACCAgacacataaatacatttttacacagTCTCTGATAGTTTAATTTAAGACAGGTTAGTTCATCAAAATGCTCTATTGGTGACCAGTGATCTCAGTTTAACCTCATTTAACCGTGAATTCTCATTTAAACCAGCATCAGATCATAATGTAGTGAAAGGAGCTGATCTGTTCCTCTCAAACTACATAAATACTTTGAAAACATTAACCAATCATCAAACACACAAGAAAGAAATACAAGATAATTTATCTATTGATTTGTCAGGTGTTTAGACTGTAAGGGCTTAACATCTAGCTACAGATGTTACTGTAAGAATTCTCACATCCCTTACCTGAAGATTCTGTTGTTATGTAGTGAAAGCATTAAATCAGTCAAACATTAATATGCATTGTACTAAAACAATATGCTGTATGTAGTTTAGAACTCCTAAGTTTGGTTTAGGAACAGGGAGCAGAAGTGAAATTAACTGGTCATACTGAATTTCATTTCAGGATGTAAATATGACGTccatcttcttttcttttctccccaCTCTGTGAATGTCTCCAAACCgcacattttgtttcatttttaagagaattttttttctcagctaaGGGCCTGTTTGGGGATGCAGATTGTGTCATGCGGCGCCTCCATCTTCAACATAATCTGCAGTCTGATTAAAATGGAAGGGATGCCCTACTATTGCTGGAGTTATTACTATGACAACGACACACTTCATTATGGCGAAATCTGCCATAAAATTGAGGTGAGCAGTGACAGTATAATTTATATAagaacattttcatgttttgcatgAAATCTGTTGATGTGTGAATATAAGAGTAGCATGAAAACAATAATTCAGTCCAAACTTGTAAATCTTGTCCAACTTACAGAATGTCCAGTCCCATTTTTTTGCTGGGAGTGTGCTCATCCAAGCTACTCTGTTGGCCATATCTGCCACACTGGCAGCCTACTGCTGCAAGGTGGCCAACTGTTGTGGTCCAGCTCCCAAAATGGTGAGTAGATGCTGATGACTGTTGCAACAATCCCATCAGCAAGGTCCTCTGGTTGACAGGTTTCCCTAGTAACGCTTACATACATACACCGATAgaattaaaaccactgacaagttAAGTGAGTAGCATTATTTCATTACAGTGGAACTTGTCAAAGGGCCAGgctatattaggcagcaagttaGTGCTTGAAGCTGCAAGTAGGATCTAAGAGACTTTGACAAGGCACAACTTGTGATGGCTAGACGACTAAGTCAGAGCATCTCCCAAACAGCAGGTCTCGTAGGGTGTTCCTGATATGCAGTAGTTAGTACTTGACAAAAGCTGTCCAGTTAAGGACAACTGGTGAAGTGGCAACAGGGTCATAGGCTCACTAATGCATTGACTTTGTCTCCAAATTACCCTGATCTTAAGCCAATCAAGCCTCTGTCAGATGTGCTTttcatgttgtggctgatcagtataTACCAAACATACAAGGATATAAATGATCACTGAAGAATACTGTCCAACCTTCAAAACAGGGTCAGTCCGCTAATGTTGGTAAATGTAAGCGGAATACCATTATAGCCCTCAAACtaaataatttcacaaatattatACCATAATTTAACTGCTCTTATTGTAACAGTCAATATTTCGGTTGCTTATGTTGTTTTCCCCCTtgttttctgtccctttcagccAGTGATCACTGTACAAACGCCCCCTGTTCAACAGTGAGGAGACAGACCAGATGAGTACAGAGAACTGATGTACAGCTGCAAACAAATGCTACAAAAGTTAAAGCTGCAcgaatcaatatttttatattaacaaaTCAAATTACTATGTATTATATCAAAGGGGTAATGAACCAACAGAGAATTAATTTCAACTATGCAGTTACTCTCATTCCTGTTTAGCTTTTTAGCCCCAGTTAGCTCCCTGTTTTGCTCTGCAAGGCAGCCATCTTTACTATTATCACCCCTTATTTAGACCTGACAAAGCCACTGTGCGCTATCTGCTCAGTACCGCAGACAAAGCTAGGAACTAGCTGGTGGAGTATGTAGGAGCTAAGAAGCCAGATAGTTGTTTTCATATGTTGGTGGAGGCCAAAACACAGCTCCAAAACAAGCTATTCTCTAATGTTTGCTAACATATTTGCCACAACCTTATAAGGTGACAGTATATTAATGCTGTGTCTATAGCTTGATCTATTGCTCTCTAGTGGCTAATCCAAGTGTAAGAAAGCTATGGGTTATCTAAAGTTCTAGGACTGGTCATGGTGCACAGACCACATCACAGTGAAGAATGTAACGTCATTGTCATGAGTCACATGGCACGGTGCCATCAACAGCAAGACCTATCATCTAACCTTCATGTGGAGGACCATCACTGGTGATGAGAggtgggtctgcagctaccactgagaaaagaaacagcagttgATACAATAGTAGAAACACAGTCTCCCACACTGGACAAGGCAGGTCAGGCCAGACGCAATGGGAGCATGcttgttattttctttaacaGTCATATGATTGTGTACTGGAATTTTTGGCCACAATGAAAGTAAAGTTGAAGGGttattgttttgtcaaaatgtaCGAGATTGAGCATACATTGCAGATTGTGTTTGAAGCTAGAAGCGCCGTATCACTAAACAAGAAGACTGCTTATATGCTTATATGGGGATGGCAGCCAAATTTAAATCTGTTATGGTTTTAATTTAcctttttactttttgatcaccCCTTAGCACCTCAGTGTTACCGTCCTCACTAACCAATCACTTATATTGTATTTGTACTTGTATGTAATCACTCTAATAATTAACCATACAGTTTTTAGCAGCTAAAATTCTGCAGTTGGCGCAAACACCTGAAATATGTCCAGaatgaaaatgcatttacatAAGTTTTGATGATTTGGGGTTTCAAGTGCACGAAATAACTTAAAAGTATAAATGCATCAGAAGGGAAAAGCCTTACATTCAGTGATGTGGCTTCTTAAACTCTGTTATACAGCAAAATCTATCTGAAGTTTGTTAACATTAACAAACATTAGCCACCAAAGGCTACTGGTTATACCAAATAAAGTGAGGCTGTAGCAgttgtttttgacaaaatttgaCATAAATTTTTCTTGTCAGAGTAATGCCTTAAAAGTGGCTTAGCCTCACGTTAACACGTCATTagaaatatccatccattagctatttATAAGGTGTTGCCAGGATGCCTTGACACTGAGCGAAAGGCATTAGATATATCACAGAGTCTAATTAATGCAACTAACTCTGTTAAGATtacaaataaatgtagtttttactgTGCAACATGGGTAAAACCCCAAATTAAGGCACAATAATGCTTTTATGAAAATATGTTCAAATTGTTTTCGATATTCTGTTGATCACAAGcttaatgcttcattgtgtcatttgtaaAGAACAAGtacaaatataaaacatcaaCAGACATCATAAGTTCCACTGTtgttattttacttgtttttacaGCATGGTTCAAGTGTACTGGACTATATAACAGACTGTCACACATGTATCTCTCAGCAACTCTGTCTTTTTTACTAAACTCTTCATACACACTGATCTACAgtatacaaacaaaatgagtacatagatagacagacagagacagacagacagacagacagacagagatagatagataaaacctttattgatcccgcagcGGGGAAATTTTCAAATACATAACTgcaatatcactaaaatgtgaaAGGATTAAAAATTCTATCACCTTAGTACTTATGTTACTTCTAATTTGAACAGCATGATGCAATGTATGCAAAATTAAAACTAACAGTTTAATTTACtacattaaaattattaattttaagTCAGTTCATTACTGAGATCcaaatctctttttttcaaTACTATATATGTTGACCTTTGATTGTGATGGCTGACACTATCCTCACCATTGAGGATGCCAGTGTTGTACACATTTCTGAAGagactttttgtcatttacagaGACTATTTTTTCAGCCTGTTTTTGCTCAggcaacatatttttttctgatttagatACTCTGGTAGAATTTTGATagtgtgctttggattgttatcatgctggaatattgcTCTTGTGACaaacttctgcagactgggagtcgtCTTGCCAGAGTGACTCCTTCCCACTGATAACCTCTGTGCCAAGTCTGTGAAGTAGATGCCTGCCTGTTTTTCAGACTTAGATTGTGCAAGTGGCACCTTGTTTGTGGCACCATCATTTTAGGATCCCACTGTACTTCTGGTTAATGGTACTGTtgctccttctatacctcctgattactacTACAACTGTGTGCACTGAGTTTCAGTAGGTCACAGATCTTCCttgtctttttccatttttgtgggGTGTCACAATCAGATCTTAACATTTCTGTGAATATAACATACAGTCCACgtccaaaaataataaaattctgGCATCCACAGGTCATTCTATAACCGAATGGAAATCATAGGTGTACTTGAGTTGGTCTCAGTGATCTTAGGTTTTCTAACTGGTGTCAGGGATCACAGGAGTATTCACTTTTTTatgcattgagtttctacttttgAGTCTGTTTTCAATAtagttgttgtatttttatttccacTAAGAAATAATGCAATGCAGTAAAGGTGATACCATTATCAATCACTTGATGTTTGAGTGGTAGAGGTGTGCTTACTTCGTTTGTATGATGCATATTTTTGCCACCTCTGCTATAAAAAAAACCTGATCATTGCTGGTGTAGCCAGCTGCTTTCAGAAGTCTCATAAAAGCTGAAGAGAGATCACATGAGAAGTAATGGTGCGACAAGTGGGTTTTTGTTGAATGTAAACTGAGGGTCTTAAAATGGTTTTGTCCGTTTTTTCAAAAGGACAACAGGAGTATTACGCTCAAGCAAAAACAAGTTCACTGAACACTATTCAGGGGAAGGATACAAAGGATTACAGACATAATTTGTTTAAAACACAGAATATCTGCAATGTTTGTAGTTGGTTATTAACTTATTAAGAGCATCCATAGCCCATTTACTATCAAtagaacaaaaatgtaaatcacCGGTTACCAGGCTTTAATATTGCTGTTAATTCTGCTTTCTGTACAACAAGAACCAGCATTAACAAGacaagaaagtaaaacaaaatcaacattAATTCACAATAAATTAATAACTTAACACATTTTTGCATGTGTAGGCTCCAATATGAAATCAGTAAAGtataaaacattgtttttatttgtcaaataattaattaaaaatgttttttttagaaatatgtaatacattttaaaaatacttttgcaaacatgattaaaaagactaaattcatgacaaaatattaaaaataaatcatgtttctATACACTCCTGTTCAGGTTAAAAAGCAAACTCCATTGCACATAGTCCTTATAATATTCAGacagtgtgacatttttaaaaattaaggaAATTCACTTTTGTAGGGTCCACTTGTTCATATCTGCAGTTCATCTGCCCAGTGGCTCTGTGGGAGATCAGGGGACAAGTTAGGGAAACAAACTACAGTACATTCAGCTATAACACATATGAGGTCTTTTGGTGTCATAATAAATACTTTGAGTGGCTCTAGCCATGTCCATCCTATATACATTAGGATTCTCATGACTGGAAGTGACAAAAATGGGTGGCAAAGAAAAAGTAACATATTGTGTTAGAAATgttaaaggattatcttatctcaATGTTAATGATAAATTGTAATTATAtgggttattttgtttttacgtGTACTAATATTGCCTGCAAAATAATTGTGCAGGtctatatatattcatatactTTGAAACTGTCAGTTTTTTGGACTTGaaatttttcataaaaatattaaaaatcagcaaaaattcAACTATATCATGAACATCTCTAACAGgttgt comes from Amphiprion ocellaris isolate individual 3 ecotype Okinawa chromosome 23, ASM2253959v1, whole genome shotgun sequence and encodes:
- the LOC111575155 gene encoding uncharacterized protein LOC111575155 is translated as MMAEEAAIVEEDISPAQISGSESPLVAVTFQRNVHRKQKYLEAEPKALGITQVGLSMYMIICVAVFQAKGLSSLSTDIPFFISSLLVVIAGNVAVAAQNLHVPTLRACLGMQIVSCGASIFNIICSLIKMEGMPYYCWSYYYDNDTLHYGEICHKIENVQSHFFAGSVLIQATLLAISATLAAYCCKVANCCGPAPKMPVITVQTPPVQQ